Sequence from the Primulina huaijiensis isolate GDHJ02 chromosome 16, ASM1229523v2, whole genome shotgun sequence genome:
ATTTATAACACAATGTTCCATAAAAAAACCGATTAACATATGCCATGGATGACATACAGAGATGTCACGAGCATAAAATCCTGGTAGAGAACAAAATACTTGAGGACTACAAATCATTAGGAATGGTGGCCAACGATATGCTTTCAAAGAAATGAGAGATGGTGGAGTCCTGTCATTGCCATCAGGGGAACCAAATATACATACCTGTAGGATACGGCACTGGAATAGCTGGAACAGGATTAGTTGTCATTGAATTGACGCTAGGCCCGGCAAACTGCAATATCTGATGACTAGGCATTGCATATCCTGGTAATGCTGTATAACTATGACTTCCAAGAATCGCCTGACTCATCTGGCTGTAAGGAAACATGGTTGTGTTAACTGCTCCAGGTACACCGTATACTTGAAGGTTTTGCTGACTTCCGTAGGGATTGTAAACTCCCTATAAGACAACATAAGAATGACTTAAAGAATATTAGAATAATGATATTATGAAAAACCTTTGGGATCGATTTCTCAATGCTACAGACCTGAGAATAAGTATATTCTGGGCTATAAGCAGCAGCATACCTGTATCAATTCAAGGGTTTAAATGATCAATTGTGAAATAATATTGAACTATAGAATGTACTCAATTTAAGCACTCAGATTCTGATTTTGGCCATGAAACTTTCCAGATAATATGCACTATGTGATTTAACACTTATTTCTTGCGTACCAACAAAAATGAAGAATTTCCGTCATATATAAAATGTGATGTTCTAAAACCAAACCatatttcttcaaaaaaataataaaaaaaccaaaCCATATACAAAATCCTGAAGAATAACAACTTTACAATCAATCGAGGCAGAACAGAATTTGATTCTAGAATGCTTAAATTCAGGCAGAATAACTGTTTCTGTCATTTAAAACAGTTCTGTCTATACCAAGTATGAAATATAAGGATGTTGATCAAGCCATGGCAAATATGGATGCTTGAACGCATAATAACTTGATATGCCAAAATTATACAATCCTAAATCACCACATCGTATATATGGATAGGGCCATATTTCTCCATGCATAAACTTAATCATTCGCTCTCTTCTTATCCAAGAACCATAACATTAGTTGCAAGAACTTATTGAGAAAATTATTGTTGCTGGACAATCCTTCTACAAGGAAATACCAAGTTACTTTCATTAAAGCAGATTTGTATCAACATGGATGCATAGCAGCTTATGCCGTGATAACACGATATAATGTAACAGCTGGAATCTTGTAATTATCACAAacacaaaaaaagaagaaagcaGAGAACAAGAAAATAGACTTTTTTGTACCAGGCCACAAGGAAGACGTCAACAAAACAAATAGCTGAAACTCCAAATATAACTCTTCTAAGGTATtggttattatatttttttcacataAAGATAATATATAGAATTCGACAAGATTTGTCAAATGTGAAGTAAAATCAAGACTAATGATCATGTACACCCAAATTTTTGCTATATTTCTGCATTGTTTATAATTGTTCCTGGCAGCTTTTAAACTAGTGAGACACAATGaaccataaaataataattatgcaattttgaaaataataccaGGAGTTTGGATGTGGAAAGTAAAATCTAGTTACAAAAtctacaaaattcaaaatacCATGCCAATAAATTCATTTTATGAAAAGTCTCTCACCCGTATGGAGAATACACCAAGCCTTGTTGAGCATTGTGAGGGACAGGTTGCTGGTAGCCAAAATTTCCCATGTAATGGCCCCTAGCAGCTGGCAGGCCTCCAGGATAAGGTGATGGAGATCTAAAACGTCCTATGAGCAACAAATgcagaaaaaattaaattatgctGTACATTGAGATTACATAGAAAACACTACATTTAAGGTTACAGTCGAGGTTTACTTGTTTTGAAGCAAGGACTGATTCAGAAAAAAATTTCCTTACCTTCGCAATTTACACAATCTGGATTGACAGAGTTGGTCATCCTCAAATTAGGTTCATTCCACATGCATGCTCAAAGAATCGAATTAAAAACTCATGTACGATGTACGGAATTTTGTGTGCAAACCCAGATTTTCAGAGGATGTCCAgtcattaatttaaataatgtttaagaGCAAGAATTAGATTTGTGGATAAGAACATacttaataataaaaacataacTTTCAAAATAACAAGCGGAACTCATAACAACAAAGGTAATCGGACTATAAAGAGATTGGCTCATTTAAGCATAGAAGGCAGCTGATTAAAGTTTTTTCACAGCAGTGATGATCATTAAACCAGTGCTATCTTGTCCCAGTCATGCTCTAAAACATTTGGACCAAGTCCTCAAGTAGTAGCAGTACAAGACTGAAAACTTCCGCATGAGTTCGAAGATAGCGAATTTGTAAGAGtacattatattttaaattggaaAATGGGGACATGTAGTCCACCAGCAACATTTTCGAGTCAAACTACTCAAGAAGTACCAGAAACACCATTGATGTTAGGCCAGAAAGTGACGTTTAATATCTTTcacaatcagttgaacactctGTCAAATAAGAGCCAAAACTGGAAACTCAAGGACGCTCCCATATCAAACATGATGGGCACAATAATTGAGGTACAGTACCAAAAGGAAATGCTGCCCTATGTCTCCCAAGTGATGCTAAATTACAATTTGCTCGCCTGCCATCAATAATTGGAGTAGGATCAGCACATGCTCTTCTAGCTGACTCAGGTTCCCGGAAAGTCAC
This genomic interval carries:
- the LOC140961373 gene encoding uncharacterized protein isoform X3, translating into MEYQQQPAKTGPGGFQHMNSLFGDTTFTKVFVGGLAWETQSETMGRYFEQFGEILEAVVIKDNNNGRSKGYGFVTFREPESARRACADPTPIIDGRRANCNLASLGRHRAAFPFGRFRSPSPYPGGLPAARGHYMGNFGYQQPVPHNAQQGLVYSPYGYAAAYSPEYTYSQGVYNPYGSQQNLQVYGVPGAVNTTMFPYSQMSQAILGSHSYTALPGYAMPSHQILQFAGPSVNSMTTNPVPAIPVPYPTGAPFPQQPQFILPAHSPQFVEGSGSDPKAG
- the LOC140961373 gene encoding uncharacterized protein isoform X1, yielding MEYQQQPAKTGPGGFQHMNSLFGDTTFTKVFVGGLAWETQSETMGRYFEQFGEILEAVVIKDNNNGRSKGYGFVTFREPESARRACADPTPIIDGRRANCNLASLGRHRAAFPFGRFRSPSPYPGGLPAARGHYMGNFGYQQPVPHNAQQGLVYSPYGYAAAYSPEYTYSQGVYNPYGSQQNLQVYGVPGAVNTTMFPYSQMSQAILGSHSYTALPGYAMPSHQILQFAGPSVNSMTTNPVPAIPVPYPTGIPAVNMLVVSGAPFPQQPQFILPAHSPQFVEGSGSDPKAG
- the LOC140961373 gene encoding uncharacterized protein isoform X2, with the protein product MEYQQQPAKTGPGGFQHMNSLFGDTTFTKVFVGGLAWETQSETMGRYFEQFGEILEAVVIKDNNNGRSKGYGFVTFREPESARRACADPTPIIDGRRANCNLASLGRHRAAFPFGRFRSPSPYPGGLPAARGHYMGNFGYQQPVPHNAQQGLVYSPYGYAAAYSPEYTYSQGVYNPYGSQQNLQVYGVPGAVNTTMFPYSQMSQAILGSHSYTALPGYAMPSHQILQFAGPSVNSMTTNPVPAIPVPYPTALNRNPCGKYVGCIRCTFSTAATVHTTCTFSSVCRG